A window of the Mucilaginibacter sp. cycad4 genome harbors these coding sequences:
- a CDS encoding isocitrate lyase/phosphoenolpyruvate mutase family protein, whose product MCFNNFKQLHQQDSPLFIGNIWDAHSARLAEQAGFQAVGTSSAAISRILGYQDGEEMTFEELFFMAKHIIKAVTIPVSIDMEAGYCSDMEELNANLERLVKIGISGINIEDSVVLGGIRYQVPIEPFASTLKSIRTFLDKKGYNLFVNARTDAFLLGNPEALNVTLERISAFETAGADGIFIPGIAKEEDITIAVNHTSLPINTYILPGVPSYDRQQELGVKRISSGGAAQAAVYNSLETILNDLAQLWDFAVLFK is encoded by the coding sequence ATGTGTTTTAATAATTTCAAACAATTGCACCAGCAGGATAGTCCTTTATTCATCGGCAATATATGGGATGCACACAGCGCAAGACTGGCAGAACAGGCTGGTTTTCAAGCAGTCGGCACTTCGAGTGCCGCTATTTCCCGTATTCTTGGCTATCAGGATGGTGAAGAAATGACCTTTGAAGAATTATTCTTCATGGCGAAACATATCATCAAAGCCGTCACGATTCCGGTTTCAATAGATATGGAAGCAGGTTATTGTAGCGATATGGAGGAACTCAACGCTAACCTGGAGCGGCTGGTGAAAATTGGCATATCAGGAATCAATATTGAGGATTCGGTAGTTTTAGGAGGTATAAGGTATCAGGTTCCTATTGAACCATTCGCATCTACATTGAAAAGCATTCGCACCTTTCTCGATAAAAAGGGGTATAATCTATTTGTCAACGCCAGAACTGATGCTTTCCTTTTAGGGAACCCCGAAGCATTAAATGTAACACTGGAAAGGATCAGCGCCTTTGAAACAGCCGGGGCGGATGGCATTTTTATCCCGGGAATAGCTAAGGAAGAAGATATTACAATTGCCGTTAACCATACCAGCTTACCCATTAACACCTATATTCTTCCTGGAGTACCTTCTTACGATAGGCAACAAGAGTTGGGCGTCAAAAGGATCAGCAGCGGTGGTGCTGCACAAGCGGCAGTGTACAATTCGCTCGAAACGATCTTAAACGATCTGGCACAACTATGGGATTTCGCGGTTTTATTTAAATAA
- a CDS encoding methylated-DNA--[protein]-cysteine S-methyltransferase: MEKIKEIDFDKVLTAIDLLSKDSNNSDLFNQDTLSKDEQQKRTGLQMAFEQWAGIPFRQFEQYLTIDYGKGKIAASKNSLDNDDQNYKQPVFLKMTTEEYGEAGENLQINYGFSQSPFGSIIIAATDRGICHLSFFKNAEERAFAGLKNRFPNAVFVKQYDAFQQAALDFLSGVNDNPSSLSLHVRGTEYEYKIWESLMKVPAGTLVSYGEIARAIGEPRKAQDVGLALGDNRIAYLIPCHRVIKSTGELGQYHWGARRKAAIIGWEATRG; encoded by the coding sequence ATGGAAAAGATAAAAGAAATTGACTTTGATAAAGTATTAACAGCAATTGACTTACTAAGTAAGGACAGCAACAACAGCGACTTATTTAATCAGGATACACTTTCAAAGGACGAGCAACAAAAAAGAACCGGGCTCCAAATGGCATTTGAACAATGGGCCGGGATACCTTTTCGGCAATTTGAACAATACCTTACTATAGACTATGGCAAGGGTAAAATCGCCGCTTCTAAAAACTCATTGGACAATGACGATCAAAATTATAAGCAGCCTGTCTTTTTAAAGATGACCACGGAAGAATACGGAGAGGCCGGAGAAAATCTGCAAATTAATTACGGTTTCTCACAATCGCCATTTGGGAGTATAATCATAGCTGCCACAGATCGGGGAATATGTCATTTATCATTTTTTAAAAATGCCGAAGAAAGGGCATTTGCGGGTTTAAAAAACAGGTTTCCAAACGCTGTTTTTGTAAAACAATACGATGCATTTCAGCAAGCCGCACTTGACTTCCTTTCAGGTGTCAATGATAATCCTTCTTCTCTTTCACTCCATGTGAGAGGAACAGAATACGAATACAAGATATGGGAGTCCTTAATGAAGGTACCTGCGGGTACGCTCGTAAGCTATGGGGAAATTGCAAGGGCCATCGGTGAGCCACGTAAGGCGCAAGATGTTGGTTTAGCACTGGGTGATAACCGCATTGCATATCTGATTCCTTGTCATCGGGTGATCAAATCAACCGGCGAATTGGGGCAGTACCATTGGGGTGCACGTCGTAAAGCGGCTATAATTGGATGGGAAGCAACAAGAGGATAA
- a CDS encoding DNA glycosylase — protein MSKSIITIPIDASFSFSECLWYLNRNFDDCLHQIGKDYIIKSLKIDKNQVLFKISAEENALKIAIQQGSEDTATQDTIKDYVIEWLDLEKDLDPFYKLLKRNNALAYMIKDFQGLRLVGIPDLFEAVCWCIIGQQINLTFAYKIKRRLVEKYGDNMIHNGTVHYTFPTAQILADADEKDLRAMQLSAKKVEYLVTTAKAFAEGLISKDLLIAMPDFVSRQNALTSLKGIGVWTANYSLMKSLKEPSCIPFGDAGLLNALVAHHLIKDKKDVQGIVHFFQQVPGWESYMAFYFWRSLSIQ, from the coding sequence ATGAGTAAAAGTATAATCACTATTCCCATAGACGCATCTTTTAGTTTTTCAGAATGCTTATGGTATCTGAATCGAAATTTTGATGACTGCTTACATCAAATCGGTAAAGATTATATCATCAAATCTCTGAAAATTGACAAAAATCAGGTCTTGTTTAAAATATCAGCGGAAGAAAACGCTCTGAAAATTGCCATCCAGCAAGGCTCTGAAGACACAGCAACTCAGGATACGATTAAGGACTATGTTATTGAATGGCTTGACCTGGAGAAAGACCTTGATCCGTTTTACAAACTACTAAAAAGAAATAATGCATTGGCTTATATGATCAAAGATTTTCAGGGACTTCGCCTGGTAGGCATCCCGGACTTGTTCGAAGCCGTGTGCTGGTGTATCATCGGACAACAGATCAATCTCACGTTCGCCTATAAAATCAAAAGAAGGTTAGTAGAAAAATATGGCGACAATATGATACATAACGGCACGGTTCATTACACTTTTCCTACTGCCCAAATACTTGCTGATGCTGATGAGAAGGATTTGAGAGCTATGCAATTGTCGGCGAAAAAAGTGGAGTATCTTGTGACAACTGCAAAAGCTTTTGCAGAAGGGCTGATTAGTAAAGATTTATTGATTGCGATGCCTGATTTTGTGTCCAGACAGAACGCATTAACCAGCCTGAAAGGTATAGGAGTATGGACAGCTAATTATTCCCTGATGAAAAGTCTAAAAGAACCCTCTTGTATTCCTTTTGGTGATGCCGGGCTTTTAAATGCACTTGTCGCCCATCATCTTATCAAAGACAAAAAAGACGTACAGGGGATAGTTCATTTTTTTCAACAAGTTCCTGGGTGGGAAAGTTATATGGCTTTTTATTTTTGGCGAAGTCTCTCTATCCAATAA
- a CDS encoding alpha-ketoglutarate-dependent dioxygenase AlkB, giving the protein MEQPANLLSRDGEVYLYSGIFNEQESAALYEDLIKNIAWKQEPIIIAGREIMQPRLTAWYGDPQKRYSYSGITMHPHLWTSELLAIKYRIEQIAGYTFTSALLNYYRDGNDSVGWHRDNEKELGINPVIGSVSFGTTRTFQLRHAKDKSLKESVLLNSGSFLLMRGSTQHHWFHSIPKEVKITQARINITFRNIIT; this is encoded by the coding sequence ATGGAACAACCAGCTAATTTGCTATCACGTGATGGAGAAGTATATTTATATTCCGGCATATTCAATGAACAGGAAAGTGCAGCCTTATACGAGGATTTAATAAAAAACATCGCCTGGAAACAGGAGCCAATAATAATCGCTGGCAGGGAGATTATGCAGCCCCGATTGACGGCATGGTATGGTGATCCCCAAAAGCGTTATAGTTACTCAGGTATTACCATGCATCCTCATCTATGGACAAGTGAATTATTGGCCATCAAGTACCGTATTGAACAGATAGCCGGATATACATTTACCAGTGCCTTGCTCAATTATTACAGGGATGGCAATGACAGTGTAGGTTGGCATCGTGATAATGAAAAAGAATTAGGCATTAATCCCGTAATCGGCTCAGTAAGTTTCGGAACAACGCGCACTTTTCAGCTAAGACACGCAAAAGACAAATCTTTAAAAGAGAGTGTGCTCCTTAATAGTGGCAGTTTTCTGTTAATGCGCGGTTCGACACAACATCACTGGTTTCATAGCATCCCTAAAGAGGTTAAGATTACCCAGGCGAGAATTAATATTACGTTCAGGAACATTATTACCTAA
- a CDS encoding 2OG-Fe(II) oxygenase produces MSTIIERLKAKDWTTVTENLTSCGYAVVSGVLTPDECGSFIEAYKEDENYRKTISMERYRFGIGEYKYFEYPLPDLITDIRETVYAYIAPVANQWMEDLNMDTRFPPTHEELKILCNKHEQTKPTILILKYGTGGFNTLHQDLYGDIYFPMQLVLFLNEVDEDYTGGEFVLTESIPRAQSKANVIKPKRGDMLLFTTKFRPIKGKKGYYRVSMKHGVSPLHSGNRHTLGIIFHDALN; encoded by the coding sequence ATGAGCACAATAATAGAGCGTTTAAAAGCGAAAGATTGGACAACGGTTACGGAAAATTTGACAAGTTGTGGCTATGCTGTGGTAAGTGGGGTGTTAACACCCGATGAATGCGGAAGCTTTATTGAAGCTTATAAGGAAGATGAAAACTATCGTAAAACTATTTCAATGGAGAGGTATCGTTTCGGGATCGGCGAATATAAATATTTTGAATATCCCCTCCCTGATCTTATTACAGACATTCGCGAAACGGTATACGCATATATCGCTCCCGTTGCCAATCAATGGATGGAAGATTTAAATATGGACACTCGCTTCCCGCCTACACATGAGGAATTGAAAATTTTATGTAATAAACATGAGCAGACCAAGCCAACTATACTTATACTTAAATATGGAACTGGGGGGTTTAATACCCTTCATCAGGATTTGTATGGTGATATTTATTTCCCGATGCAACTTGTTTTGTTTTTAAACGAAGTAGATGAGGATTATACAGGCGGCGAATTTGTACTCACCGAATCAATTCCACGTGCCCAGTCAAAAGCTAACGTCATTAAACCTAAGAGAGGCGATATGCTATTGTTCACCACCAAATTCCGTCCGATTAAGGGAAAGAAGGGTTATTACAGGGTCAGTATGAAACATGGTGTAAGTCCACTACACAGTGGAAACCGCCATACATTGGGTATTATTTTTCACGATGCATTAAATTAA
- the mobC gene encoding conjugal transfer protein MobC, whose amino-acid sequence MQTGEDTNGLRKIIDLTRLISIFILAIHFYICCYKAFAEWHWTATITDRIVANIAKTGLFSNMLRPKLAALLCLAISLVGVKGRKDEKINYRMILAYLLTGLLIYFISVLCFYLHTSLLFIAAAYIVLTITGYLLTLTGGTYLSRLLKDKLSKDVFNSENETFPQEERLLENEYSVNLPAKYNLRGKVRSSWINFINPFRGLLVAGTPGAGKSYFVIRHVIDQHLKKGFSMFLYDFKFDDLTKIAYNKLLQYRHNYKVKPKFFVINFDDLNHSHRCNAYYPQSMEDITDAAESSRTFMLGLNREWIKKQGEFFVESAINFVTALIWFLRKYKDGKYCTVPHSIELAQVEYDKLFAVLYQEEEIRVLINPFISAYQNKAMAQLEGQIASAKVSLARLSSPQLYYVLSGNDFTLDINNPEEPKIVCVGNNPQKQQVYGAVLSLYISRMIKLVNRRGQLKSSLIFDEFPTIFFNNIDGLIATARSNKVSTTLAVQDFSQLKKDYGVEQSDVITGIVGNVISGQVTGDTAKKLSENFGKIVQDKNSMTINSGDTSFSKATQLDYAIPASKIAMLSSGEFVGIVADNPDQKIQHKMFHSEIQNDHATIAKEEAKYKSIPLVEYVSPRDVEENYQKIKADVNMLISEEMEKIDVRKPKEENQIQEVEKKEKMKDDVGTNDELNISM is encoded by the coding sequence ATGCAAACCGGAGAAGATACCAATGGATTGAGGAAAATAATAGACCTCACCAGATTGATCAGCATTTTTATTTTAGCTATTCACTTTTATATATGCTGTTATAAGGCATTTGCTGAATGGCACTGGACAGCGACCATCACCGACAGAATAGTGGCTAACATCGCCAAAACCGGCCTTTTCAGCAATATGCTGAGGCCTAAACTGGCGGCGCTGTTATGCCTGGCTATATCATTAGTTGGGGTAAAGGGAAGAAAAGACGAAAAGATCAATTACCGCATGATACTGGCTTACCTGTTAACCGGCCTGTTAATCTATTTTATCAGTGTATTATGCTTTTACCTGCACACATCCCTACTCTTTATAGCGGCGGCCTATATAGTGCTGACCATTACAGGTTATCTGCTTACCCTTACAGGCGGGACTTATTTATCCCGTTTACTAAAAGATAAACTTAGCAAGGATGTATTCAATTCTGAAAACGAAACCTTCCCGCAAGAGGAACGCCTGCTCGAAAATGAGTATTCTGTAAACCTGCCTGCTAAGTATAACTTACGTGGCAAGGTCAGAAGCAGTTGGATAAATTTTATTAATCCTTTCAGAGGGCTGTTAGTGGCTGGTACACCAGGAGCTGGTAAATCTTATTTCGTAATAAGACATGTCATCGACCAACATTTGAAAAAGGGGTTTTCTATGTTTCTATATGATTTTAAGTTCGACGACCTTACAAAGATCGCTTATAACAAGCTATTACAATACCGCCACAATTATAAGGTAAAGCCTAAATTTTTTGTGATTAATTTCGATGACCTTAACCACAGCCACCGTTGCAATGCCTACTATCCGCAAAGTATGGAAGACATTACCGACGCGGCTGAATCTTCAAGAACCTTTATGTTGGGACTAAACCGGGAATGGATTAAAAAACAAGGCGAATTCTTCGTAGAATCAGCCATCAACTTTGTTACTGCATTAATCTGGTTCCTAAGGAAATATAAGGATGGCAAATATTGCACCGTACCTCATTCAATTGAGTTGGCACAGGTAGAATACGATAAATTATTTGCTGTACTTTATCAAGAAGAAGAAATCAGGGTGCTGATCAATCCTTTTATTTCTGCTTACCAAAACAAGGCGATGGCGCAGTTAGAGGGCCAGATTGCCAGTGCTAAGGTAAGCCTTGCTCGCCTTTCCTCACCACAACTATATTATGTACTTTCCGGCAATGACTTTACATTGGATATAAATAACCCGGAAGAACCTAAGATCGTGTGTGTCGGTAATAACCCGCAGAAGCAGCAGGTTTATGGTGCGGTATTATCACTTTATATATCAAGGATGATCAAATTGGTAAACCGGCGCGGGCAGTTAAAGAGCAGTCTGATCTTCGACGAGTTTCCAACGATCTTTTTCAATAACATTGATGGGCTGATCGCAACGGCCAGAAGTAACAAGGTATCTACCACTTTAGCTGTACAGGATTTTAGCCAGCTAAAAAAGGACTACGGCGTTGAACAATCCGATGTCATTACCGGAATCGTAGGCAACGTTATCAGTGGACAGGTAACGGGTGATACAGCTAAAAAGCTTTCAGAAAATTTCGGCAAGATCGTGCAGGATAAGAACAGCATGACGATCAACAGCGGCGATACTTCCTTTTCTAAAGCGACACAGCTTGATTATGCGATACCAGCTTCAAAGATAGCGATGCTTTCTTCGGGTGAATTTGTTGGCATTGTAGCTGATAACCCTGATCAAAAAATACAGCATAAAATGTTTCATAGTGAAATCCAAAACGATCATGCAACGATTGCTAAGGAAGAAGCTAAGTACAAATCCATTCCGTTGGTTGAATATGTTTCACCGAGAGATGTAGAAGAAAATTACCAAAAAATAAAGGCTGATGTAAATATGCTTATTTCGGAGGAAATGGAAAAGATTGACGTCCGGAAGCCGAAAGAAGAAAACCAAATTCAAGAGGTGGAGAAGAAAGAAAAAATGAAAGATGATGTCGGCACTAACGATGAATTAAATATATCCATGTAA
- a CDS encoding Ada metal-binding domain-containing protein: MINHKDLGNDQNSRKSALGKLIRNGTIKLGGYRPGKIYGKLSCSSGKRMKIENRVFFGSEQEAINAGYRPCGHCMPEKYKVWKAQIK, from the coding sequence ATGATTAATCATAAAGACTTAGGTAACGACCAGAACAGCCGGAAATCAGCGCTTGGAAAATTGATCAGAAATGGAACTATTAAATTAGGGGGCTACAGACCAGGCAAAATCTATGGAAAATTGAGTTGCTCTTCTGGTAAAAGGATGAAAATAGAGAACCGGGTTTTCTTCGGAAGTGAACAGGAGGCGATAAATGCCGGATATCGGCCATGCGGACATTGTATGCCGGAGAAATACAAAGTGTGGAAAGCCCAGATTAAATAA
- a CDS encoding aldo/keto reductase, with amino-acid sequence MEKDKATLTFKIGGTLEINRLGYGAMQLTGKGVFGDIEDRESAKEVLRQAIALGVNFIDTAEAYGPATNEILIAEALHPYEAGVIIATKGGFRRPGPAEWIPNGDPGFIRENIEDSLKRLKVETIDLWQLHRVDPEVPLEKTLEPVAAAVKAGKIRYVGLSEVTVAQIEQAREILPIVSVQNLYNLSDRKWEDVLDYTAANDLAFIPWFPLASGPAAMADKLADIARKHNATVAQVALSWLLKRSPNILLIPGTKSVAHLEENMQATKVNLSEEDFEILSKQ; translated from the coding sequence ATGGAAAAAGACAAAGCGACATTAACATTTAAGATCGGCGGAACATTGGAAATTAACCGTCTTGGCTATGGAGCGATGCAACTTACGGGTAAAGGCGTTTTCGGAGATATTGAGGACCGCGAAAGTGCGAAGGAAGTATTAAGACAGGCTATTGCACTGGGTGTTAACTTCATAGACACGGCGGAAGCCTATGGTCCCGCAACCAACGAGATATTGATCGCAGAAGCGCTTCACCCTTACGAGGCCGGTGTTATCATAGCAACCAAAGGTGGATTTAGAAGACCGGGGCCCGCTGAGTGGATACCCAATGGAGATCCTGGCTTTATTCGGGAGAATATTGAGGACAGTCTTAAGCGCTTGAAAGTGGAAACCATCGACCTATGGCAATTGCACAGGGTAGACCCGGAAGTGCCACTGGAAAAAACCTTGGAGCCAGTTGCAGCCGCAGTGAAAGCGGGCAAAATCCGTTACGTTGGGCTTTCGGAGGTTACGGTGGCACAGATAGAACAGGCCAGAGAAATTCTGCCAATTGTATCAGTACAGAACCTGTACAATCTCAGTGATCGTAAATGGGAAGATGTATTGGATTATACCGCTGCCAATGATCTGGCATTTATTCCCTGGTTCCCGCTGGCATCTGGCCCCGCTGCCATGGCAGACAAATTAGCTGACATTGCAAGGAAGCACAACGCTACTGTTGCACAGGTCGCACTTTCCTGGCTCCTAAAACGCTCTCCCAATATTTTACTGATTCCGGGCACCAAGTCTGTAGCGCACCTGGAGGAAAACATGCAGGCGACAAAGGTGAACTTAAGCGAGGAAGACTTCGAAATACTTTCAAAACAATAA